The Burkholderia mayonis DNA window TGGTACGAGCATCGTCTAGTGATAAAGCAGTAAACGCCGCGATTGCGGTACTGTCGTCAACGGTGCAAGCTAGAGGCGATGTCGCGTCATCGGGATCTTCTTGGCCACAAGCCAGCATATTCATCGCCAAATCAACGTCGTCCAAGTTAGGATTGCGTCGCGGCGGTCCGATTTCTGCAACATCGTACGCTTGCAAGCTATCGATATTCGAAGGCGGTTGAGGTTGCGAGACAATTACAGGATCTATTCTATGGTCGTCCGCGCCATCAATCGATGGGGCACCGAATAGCCTCTCTACACACCAGAGCCCAAATGTGCTGAGACAATAATAAAAATCGTCAGAGATGCCACGCGGCTGTCGGGCAGATGCCTTTGTCACAGTGTGCCCAAGATAAACTGCGGCCGCATTATCTGCAAAATATTTGTCGGTTGGATTAGACCCCGCTGGAATATTGCCAACTACCGATAGATAGTCGTCGTTAAAGGCCGCCGAAGATGAACTTGCGATAATTGGTAAATTCATCCACTGACTCAATGAATAACCATCAACATAAAATGATTGCAACGAATCAGTCAACTGCTTTCCAATAACAATCTCGCCGGTATTGGAGTCATATGTTGCCTGGTTGATGTTCACGGAAATGTATCCACTGGAATCGCTCAATGAAGGAGCCACATATACAGTCACGACTGCAGCGGTCGCATTTGCATCGAGCGAGTAATTTGCGGAGCTTGACCACCGAAAAAGTATGCCGCTTCCGGAGGAGTCCGATGCCAGGCCATTGGATGAAACGCTATTGGCGCCATCAATATAGTAAGGAAACAAGAGGGCGGAGGACTTGCTTTGATATGTGGTCCAGTTCTTGTATGGCGCAGTTCCATATAGGTTAACTTTTACACTGTGGCTTGATGGATCCACGCGCGCTGTAATTCCTGAGAACGCGTACCACGATTTATCTCGATTGGTCCCAATGCTCTTTGGCGCCGAAGAAGTCAAGCTCGATGGGCGGATATAAAAATTGGCAGACCTGTCCGCACCCAGATTGACTAATAATTGAAATTTCTGTGTAAATTTTGTTCCGGACAAACTTACCGCGACGTCCGTTCCAAGGGTTTCACTGTTACCGGGAATTTTGGAAAAAATTGAAGTGTTAGTTAATTGTTTTAAGAGCGTGTCGCCTACGATTTTCTCCGGCAATCCACCGTAATAATTTCCAACAAAATTTGCCGAATTGGCTGCGCTCGAAAACAATGACGCCGCAATTACGGAATTAAAGACAAAGAATTTCTTTGCCAGTTTTCGTTTTAGTTCCATAGCTACCTCGCATTGACTCACATGTTGAAATTGGCCATGTCATGCATGGCAAGCAAGTGCGCATTGGATTGCCCGTCAAAATCCAATGCGAGATGCGCGGTCGTGCATATAGGCGCGAGCAGGATGAGTTAGAGATTTCATGCCATATGCCGTCTAAAAAGTTGTGCCCGATGCAACATTGTGATTAAATTAATATTGAATAATATTTCGCAAAAATCAATATTTAACGTTTGTATTTTTATATGCCTATTTATTAATACGATTCCCATATTGCACGAATGTCCACTGGGCTAAAGCGTCTTATGCACTTTTGTTCGGTGCGCCCGCCCAAAGAGGATGGAAATACGCAGACCGTACCCGAGTGACATAACGTACGAAGAACGGAACTTCGTTGTGCCGTATCTGACGCTGATGAAGGAAGAGGCGCCGCAGCGCCAATACGAACTGCGCGAACTTTGCAACGTGTTGGGCTGGTTGGTCCGTGCAGGCGCACCGTGGAGGTTGTTGCCGACAAACTTCCCGCCGTGGGAGGCCGCGTACCAGCAAACCCAACGATGGCTGTGTGCAGGCTGCTTCGAAGCGATGACCGACGATCTTCGCTCGATAATTCGTGTGCCACACGGACGTCAGGGCCAATCCAGCACGGTGATTCTCGATGGGCGAACGTTGCAATCGGCGCGTGAGAGCGGTCCACGCGCGGGATATGACGGCTAAAGGTGCAAACGCGGTAGCGCGCTGGGTGGTCGAACATAGCTTCGGCTGGATTAACCGCTTTCGCAGACTCGCGCGAGACTACGAGCGCTTGCCCGAAATGCATTTCGTCGTCTTCGTCACTTTTACGCATGAATCATGCCGTCCCGTATTTTTTTTGAAAGTGCATAACACACTGAAAATCGTCTTCATGCCTGCTCTTCACAATGTTATTAGATTCGTCGCGAGAGTCATCATTGAACCGCTCTAAGCTTTACGGAAACTTCAATTACCAAGATAGTGAAGCACCGAAAAATCTTTTTGCGACGCAAAAACTACCATTCAATTGACGGACTTTTTTGGCAATTTCCAGAGTTATTTTTAATACCGTATCATGTTTTTCATAAGTCATTCTGAACAATTGTCATGTCACGTGAATTAACAGTGGGGAGCGTCGCAAACTAACCTTCAGCCTGGTAAAGCCTCGACCGAAGATCGTGCGACGACCAGTTCACGGCGAACGCGTTCACCGACGCTGTTCTGGGCCGAGGCATCCGACTGTCGATGGACCGCAATGGAAGCTGGCGCGGCAACGTGCTTGTTGAGCGCGTATGGCGCAGCATCAAGTACGAGGGGTCGTGTGCTACGAACGCAACGGTTCGAAGTCAGAGTCATTGTGATGCTTTATCAAAGACGAGGGCGAGCCCTCGGAGTCGGCTTGCAGGAGCAGGCTTCAAACCGCCACAAGCGGCGACAGTTAAGCGCTCGCGTGGTGAGCGTTGATGGAAAAGGCGGAGCTCGACTCCGTCAGGTGAGGGTCAGGAAGACGAACGCGAGTGAACCGCTGATGACGTGTCGAAACGTACGAACTGAAGTCGAAATCGGGATAGTAAGGTTGAAGGCTCTTTAATGGGACTGGACCGAAGGAACGCCGTCGTCCGGCCTGACCGCGCGAGCAACCCGCAATGAAGAGGACCTGAGTAGTAACCTCTACCGACTCTGGAACTGGCTGTCCTCGGGTAGTTGCATTCCGCCTCCCGTGCGGTGCGTGGAAAATCCAAATTTCGATGGCAAGGCAATTCCGTTAGGAATACAGACCGTGTCGGATCGCATCGTGCAAATGGTAGTACGGCGATATCTCTAACCGATTCTGGAGCCAGTGTTCCATAACGATTCGATGGTTATTAGCCGCAATCCAAAACGCTCTGATTAGGTTTCCGCAACAGTGATGCCGAAACCGAGCCCGAGGATGGCGCTGATGACGCGTCGACCCAGATTCTACGATATCGCCTCACCAACCTGACAGTGCCCGAACTGCGGGTAAACGCCAGCTTCGCCGACCTTGACTTGGTGCATCGCGCACCTATACTAACCCGCGTTAGTCGTTGATTAGCCAGCAGGGCAGTGATCGCCGTGCGAGTTGCATTTAGCCTTCAGATTGACGCTGAAGGTGATTCGAATCAGGGGCAATTTCCAGTGAGTCGCGTAACCAGCAACCAGGTAGCCCAACTTGCCGGTGTGTCGAGAACAACGGTGTCATTCGTGTTGAACGGTGTCACCGGCATGGGAATCAGCGAGGAAACTCGCACTCGCGTGCTCACGGCAGCTAGAAAGCTCGGCTATGTTCCGAACGCCATGGCTCGATCGCTCGCCAGTGGTTCGACGAAAACGATCGCGCTCCTCATGCCTCACGGCGATCATATTCACATCGACGTCGACGCCTATCTTCCTCGATTTCTCGCAGGGCTGACCACAGCATGTCACGCGAACGGCTACAAGGTCATACTCGAGCCCATTAAGGAATCGCACCGCCCGGGAGCGTTTCTTGATCTCGTGGATAGTGGGCGCATCGATGGTTTGGTGGTTCTGAATCCACGAAGGCTTGACGATGGCTACCTCCGTAAGCTGGCCCATAAGAAATTTCCGCTCGTCGTCTTCGGCTCGAACCTGACCGATTCGCAACCGATATGTGCTATTGGCGTCGACAACCGATCTGCCGCTCAACGAGCAACGGAGCATCTGCTTGACCTTTGCCATGAGCGAATTGCACATATCGGCTTCGCATCCGAGGACTATCAGGTAGTGCACGACCGCCTGGATGGCTTCCGACAAGCACTGGACGCACGCGGTCTGGATGTGCGTCCGGAATGGATTGCATTCGCCGATTACAGCGCGCAAAGCGGTTATGAAGCCATGCGAAAAATGCTCTCTCGATCATCTCGCATGACAGCGCTGTTCGCCGGTAACGACACTGTAGCGTTCGGCGCGATGGCCGCGATCCGCGATGCTGGATTGCGCATTCCGGAAGACCTGGCGGTCGTCGGTTACGACGATATTCCGCTCGCGGCATTCGCGGCGCCTCCACTCACGACGGTTCGTACCGAGCCGTTCAAGGAGGGCAATGACGCGGCAGACATGTTGCTTGGACTTATTGCCGGAAACCCAGCCGATGGGCTGCATTTTCGCGGAGTCGCCCCATTGGTTGTCCGACAATCCTGCGGTGCATGTTTTCCAAATATAGAGAAGCGAAACTGAAAGTTGACCAAACACGACACACGTGAAAATCTGTTGCTCATTGGATTCAAGGCAAGCCGGTGAACAGCTCTTTCCATGATTTAATTGTCGGTGGGCGGAATAACGGCTACCCATGCGAATGAAGGCATAGGGCTAGGGTAGGTCATCGTCACAATGACTTCCAAACAATGGTCTGCAACACATCTTTTATGAACTACTCGTTCAGAAAGATTGAGATTCTTCTAATTTATTTGTACTACTAATATTTATGTTGTGATCAACTGTCATCGCTATTAATTGGTACGCTAACGCACCACAAAGTCCCGCGATAAGTCGCGATTGCCATTTAATTAGTAATGCATATAAATTTGAACAGGGGATTTACAAATGAGAGGAAACAATCGACCACGGGGGCCCGAGCCGTATCGCGGCCATGCGACCGTCCTCTGCGCAACTTTGGCTCTATGCTGGATCGAATTGGCACATGCCACTTGCCCGGCCAATTTCCAGACCCTGAAATTTAGCGATCCGGGTTTCGAACTGGCAGATGCTGTGGGTTACGCTTGTCCAAGCACATGGACTGTGACATCGGGGGCAGGATGCGCTTCGAACAACTCGCACACCGGTAGCCGAGCAGCGTTCCTGCCAGGGGCGGACGGCTATTCTGTTTCACAGGCAGTCACTGCTCCGGTAAGCGGATCATTTGACATCTCCGCATGGATTGCAGCGGCCAACGGAGCAGGCGGTACCTTTTCAGTCCAGGTGGCAGGCCAACCCGTTCAGACGATCACACTTCCCCCCGCCATCTCGACCACGAATTACATCAAGTACACCATCCCGCGTGTTTCAGTTTCCGCGAATAGCACGGTGACGGTCGCCTTCACGTCGTCGAGCGGGCGCCAGTGGATCAATATCGACGATATCGAGGTCGTGTCCTCGGCACCCAACGATCCGCAAATTTCCTCGGATAACGCGACCGTCGTCGCGATGTTCAACTGGGCGAAGACAAAGGCCAACTCCTGGGTACGCCAAGCCTGTACAACTGGCGTCACCAACCTGGATGAGAATAACAAGAGTGGCCAAGGCAGCGCGACATATGCTCTGTCTTACTGGGCTGGCTATCCATTCCGCTCCTACTACTACTCCCGCGACTTTGCGCACCAGTTCATTGGTGCGCACATGCTGGGACTCGACGCACAAAACAAGACAATGCTAACCGCGTTCGCGTCGACGGCAACTTCCTCGCGTCAATACTACCCTGCATGGGCGCTGAATTTCGACGGATCGATTGGGAAAACCGATTATTCGAGCGACACATCGTTTGTGCGGGAATTGCCTGCACCATTCGAACTTGTGCAGCGTGTCGCAGACGGATATCGTTGGACTGGGGACGCAGATTATGCATCAACGACCGGCTCGCTATACCCGTTCGTGCAGGGCACAGTCAGTACCTTCGTAGACGACCACTACGGGATACTCGCCGATGGGACGGCCAATGGGCAGCAAGTCAAGGTCGCGCAGGAAAGCGGCTCCGATATCTGGTCTGGCGTCGCGAGCTACAACGAGGGGGCGCCAGGAAATCCAGTCGAAGCGGCCGACGCGCTGTCCAGCCAATATCAGGCCTATCGCGCGATGCAACAGCTGGCAACGGCCGCCAGCGATAGCACGACGGCGAGTACCTATGCGAACAAAGCCGGCGACCTGAGAACCTATTACAACAATCCGTGGAGTGTCTATTCGTCCACCTCGAACGAGGTAGTACGCAGCTATGACGCGTCTGCGCAAAAATCCATCGCATGGGGCGGCGAGATGAGTTGGTTCCCTCCCATGAAAGGCATCATGGACCCGGGTACGCGTCGCAATCAATACATGACCTGGCTCAACACCACTGCGCTCAGTTCGACGCCGGCCAATCTCGAGGCCGTGACCTACCTTCCCGACGCTTTCTTCGCCGTCCACGATGGCACCACTGCATGGGCATGGATGCAATATGTCTACAACCACATCAACGACGTACACGGGGGCTATGGCAACAGCTTCATCAATGCAGACTACCCGGAAGTGTCATTCACGCTCGTCGGGCAGGCGATTGCCGGTCTCCTCGGCGTCGAACCAGATGCACCTAACACCAGGTTGACCACGATTTCGCAACTGCCGTCCAGCGGCATGACCTGGCTCCAGGTCTCGCACATCCCGATCGGGACCGGCAAGGTCACCGTCAGACATGACGGCACGACAAAAAGCACGCTCACCAATGAGAACTCCACCGGGGGATCGACCTACACGTGGCATGCGCGATTCTCTGGCACCTACGCCAAGATCACAGTCAATGGCGTATCCCAGACGGCGCAAACCGAGCAGCCGGAGGGCAGCAATGGCCCTACCTACACGTATGTAGACGTTACGGTCGCGCCACAGAGTACCGCGATTGTGCAGGCTTCGAATTGAGCATGCGTACGCGGTTAAACAACAGGGTTATACGGAGACTGGCATGGCAAGCGTAGTACTGAAAGGCGTGTCCAAAGGGTACGGAAACAGTCCGCCTATCGTTCGGAATGTCGATCTCGACATCGCCGAAGGCGAATTCTGTGTATTTCTTGGTGCATCGGGCTGCGGCAAATCCACCCTGCTGCGCATGATCGCTGGGCTCGAAGATGTCACGGAGGGAGACATCTATATTGGTCAACAGAGAATGAATCTCGTACCGCCCGCGCGCCGCGGCGTGGCGATGGTGTTCCAGAGCTATGCGCTCTTTCCTCACATGACCGTGTATGAAAACCTGTCCTTCGGACTGACGCTGTCCGGAACGCCCAAGGCAATGGTCCGAGAAAAGGTTCTCAACGTAGCGCACGCACTCCAGATCGAACATTTGCTGGATCGCAAGCCGCGAGCACTTTCCGGCGGCCAGCGACAACGCGTTGCGATCGGGCGCGCCATCGCCCGCGAGCCTGGTGTTTTTCTGTTCGATGAGCCGCTTTCCAATCTGGACGCAGCCTTGCGTGTGCAGACACGCCACGAGATCGCACGAATTCATCGCGAAATTGGCCACGCATCCACCATTTATGTCACCCACGATCAAGTGGAAGCCATGACCCTCGCAGATCGAGTGGTACTGCTTAACTCTGGCGAGACCGCTCGCCGGATGGGGAGCCTGGCGCAATCCGGACCGCCACTCGAGCTCTATTACCATCCACGAAGTCGCTTCGTTGCCGAATTCATTGGTTCTCCGAAGATGAATTTTATCGACGCCGAACTCATGGACGCTGGCGATCATCTGGCCCAAATGCGTCTGGCCAGCGGAGACGTGCTTTCTGCATGCATCGATGCGAGACACCTGAGTCCGGGTGCGTCACTCACGCTTGGCGTTCGTCCGGAAGATCTCATTCTCGGCACTCAGACGCAGCATTTCGTACGTGAAGTCATGTGGCAGGAGCGCCTGGGCGAAGCGACCTATGCCTACCTGAATGGCGGTGACGCGGGTTCGCAATGGATCGCCAAACTGCCTGGTGCGACAAACGTCAGCGCTGGCCAGCGCCTTCCGCTTTCCGTGCCTCCCGACAAACTGCATGCGTTCGATATCGACGGCAATGCACTGCGACGCTGCCTCGCTCCGCACCCGCCGACAACTACCGTGCCATTCATCGAAGGCGATTTCGTCGATCGAGCCGGTAGCTCAAGGGTCGCTCGAATGCACGCAGATGGACATTACGACATGTACGGACGCCATTACCAGTAATACTGGCGCCACAAAAAATCAATGAGGAGAATCATATGGAGACGCGAAGGAAACTACTGAAAATTGCATTATTGCCATTGATCGTAATAACTGCGCTGAACGCCAATGCCGCGACCCTTGTCATCAATACAGACACATCCGATCAGGCGGTAAAAGCGGCCTTCGATGCGGCCGTGAACGATTTCAAGGCCGAGAATCCCGACATACAGGTCAAGGTAAACCGCTTCGACCACGATGCCTATAAGACAGCAATCCGGAACTTCCTGACTGCCGACGCGCCCGACGTGGTGAACTGGTACCCAGGTCACAAGATGGAACCGTTCGTACGGGCAGGGCTCTTTGAAGACGTGTCCGATATTT harbors:
- a CDS encoding LacI family DNA-binding transcriptional regulator; its protein translation is MDAEGDSNQGQFPVSRVTSNQVAQLAGVSRTTVSFVLNGVTGMGISEETRTRVLTAARKLGYVPNAMARSLASGSTKTIALLMPHGDHIHIDVDAYLPRFLAGLTTACHANGYKVILEPIKESHRPGAFLDLVDSGRIDGLVVLNPRRLDDGYLRKLAHKKFPLVVFGSNLTDSQPICAIGVDNRSAAQRATEHLLDLCHERIAHIGFASEDYQVVHDRLDGFRQALDARGLDVRPEWIAFADYSAQSGYEAMRKMLSRSSRMTALFAGNDTVAFGAMAAIRDAGLRIPEDLAVVGYDDIPLAAFAAPPLTTVRTEPFKEGNDAADMLLGLIAGNPADGLHFRGVAPLVVRQSCGACFPNIEKRN
- a CDS encoding ABC transporter ATP-binding protein, with the translated sequence MASVVLKGVSKGYGNSPPIVRNVDLDIAEGEFCVFLGASGCGKSTLLRMIAGLEDVTEGDIYIGQQRMNLVPPARRGVAMVFQSYALFPHMTVYENLSFGLTLSGTPKAMVREKVLNVAHALQIEHLLDRKPRALSGGQRQRVAIGRAIAREPGVFLFDEPLSNLDAALRVQTRHEIARIHREIGHASTIYVTHDQVEAMTLADRVVLLNSGETARRMGSLAQSGPPLELYYHPRSRFVAEFIGSPKMNFIDAELMDAGDHLAQMRLASGDVLSACIDARHLSPGASLTLGVRPEDLILGTQTQHFVREVMWQERLGEATYAYLNGGDAGSQWIAKLPGATNVSAGQRLPLSVPPDKLHAFDIDGNALRRCLAPHPPTTTVPFIEGDFVDRAGSSRVARMHADGHYDMYGRHYQ